The following coding sequences are from one Anabas testudineus chromosome 16, fAnaTes1.2, whole genome shotgun sequence window:
- the utp11 gene encoding probable U3 small nucleolar RNA-associated protein 11: MSSFRKALKSRQRNHHERSQPGFRKHLGLLEKKKDYKLRADDYHKKQNTIAALRKKAMEKNPDEFYFNMINSQLQDGVHVAKKPKEEVEVTEEQKKVMRSQDINYVEMKRVAEAKKIERLKGELHLLDADSKQKNSHIFFVDSKKEVSSFDLAKQLNTAPELVDRVYNRPTLKTLETESIKGAVEPRIIKKLARQRKHQYKILSQRIDREKKMFVITQKIQTRKDLQDKTKKVKVKKETPNAAAIYKFEAKRKR, encoded by the exons ATGTCTTCGTTCAGGAAAGCTCTGAAATCCCGACAGAGAAACCACCATGAAAGATCCCAG CCTGGTTTTAGGAAACATCTGGGGCtgctggagaagaagaaagactaCAAACTCCGAGCAGA TGACTAccacaagaaacaaaacactattGCTGCTCTGCGAAAGAAGGCGATGGAGAAAAACCCAGATGAGTTTTACTTCAACATGATCAACTCTCAGCTGCAG GATGGAGTTCACGTAGCTAAAAAACCCaaggaggaagtggaggtgacagaggagcagaagaaagTGATGAGAAGTCAGGATATCAATTATGTCGAGATGAAAAGGGTTGCAGAAGCCAAG AAAATTGAGAGGCTGAAAGGAGAGCTTCATCTTCTGGATGCAgacagcaaacaaaaaaacagtcacatatTTTTTGTGGATTCCAAGAAGGAAG TGTCGTCATTTGACCTGGCAAAGCAGCTAAACACAGCTCCTGAGCTTGTGGACAGAGTGTACAACAGACCAACTCTGAAAACCCTGGAGACTGAGAGCATCAAGGGAGCTGTCGAACCCCGCATCATCAAG AAGCTGGCCAGGCAGAGGAAGCACCAATATAAGATCCTTTCTCAGAGGattgacagagaaaagaaaatgtttgtgatcACCCAGAAGATCCAAACCCGCAAGGACTTACAg GATAAGACCAAAAAAGTGAAGGTAAAAAAGGAGACACCCAATGCTGCAGCTATCTACAAGTTTGAGGCCAAGAGAAAACGCTGA